A genomic segment from Excalfactoria chinensis isolate bCotChi1 chromosome 15, bCotChi1.hap2, whole genome shotgun sequence encodes:
- the TMEM74B gene encoding transmembrane protein 74B: MASPRAAELRSPGEAAAAADGGGPGGLGPAPGPGLALALGCALSGAALVVLAGAVPRAARPDPTVPARQMERLEERAARLRARLDRCTVAGLALLALGGLLLAALLLAAAAARRRARAARRAGSTYGSVRLRLRRVSAEGAQALLESQLSPPPQQHPEGSGS, encoded by the coding sequence ATGGCGTCCCCGCGGGCGGCGGAGCTGCGGAGCCCAGGCgaagcggcggcggcggcggacgGGGGCGGCCCGGGGGGGCTCGGTCCGGCTCCGGGCCCGGGGCTGGCGCTGGCGCTGGGCTGCGCGCTGAGCGGGGCAGCGCTGGTGGTGCTGGCGGGGGCTGTGCCGCGGGCGGCGCGTCCCGACCCGACCGTACCGGCGCGGCAGATGGAGCGGCTGGAAGAGAGGGCGGCGCGGCTCCGAGCCCGCCTCGACCGCTGCACGGTGGCcgggctggctctgctggccCTGGGGGGGCTGCTGCTCGCCGCTCTCCTGctggccgccgccgccgcccgccgccgggcCCGTGCCGCCCGCCGTGCAGGGAGCACCTACGGCTCCGTGCGGCTGCGGCTGCGGCGGGTGTCGGCTGAGGGGGCCCAGGCGCTGCTGGAGAGCCAGCTGAGCCCcccaccccagcagcaccccgagGGGTCCGGATCGTAG